The Thermococcus sp. genome contains a region encoding:
- a CDS encoding tRNA (cytosine(49)-C(5))-methyltransferase — protein sequence MSARDIVREANRKFYERYSLLEDTDEFWEFIIRSLRQSIRVNTLKAPLDVVVERLSEEFELEPVPWVEEGFFINSDNLAGVPEHGLGLIFGQEASSMIPPVVLDPKPGELVLDMAAAPGSKTGQMAQYMKNGGCLIANDMKKGRVNVLIANLNRMGVLNARVTIKDGRYFGRFDNTFDRILLDAPCSSVGMVRKSFRFLREWQLKTALRYSNIQKRLILAAYRALKPGGVLVYSTCTIDPIENEEVVDYLLKKTDAEIERIQLPLKSSEPVLEFEGRKYSEEVSKCLRLHPQDNDSEAFFVAKIVKP from the coding sequence ATGAGTGCGAGAGACATCGTGCGTGAAGCAAACCGTAAATTCTACGAGCGCTACTCCCTGCTCGAAGATACCGACGAGTTCTGGGAGTTCATAATTCGATCCCTGCGGCAGAGCATAAGGGTCAACACCCTCAAGGCGCCTCTTGATGTGGTCGTTGAGAGGCTTAGCGAGGAGTTCGAGCTTGAACCGGTTCCATGGGTCGAGGAGGGTTTCTTTATAAATTCGGACAACCTCGCTGGCGTTCCTGAGCATGGTCTTGGCCTAATCTTCGGCCAGGAAGCGAGTTCCATGATACCTCCAGTTGTCCTCGATCCGAAGCCGGGTGAGCTGGTCCTCGACATGGCCGCCGCGCCGGGTTCAAAGACCGGTCAGATGGCACAGTACATGAAGAACGGAGGCTGCCTGATTGCAAATGACATGAAGAAGGGACGCGTAAATGTCCTCATAGCAAACCTTAACAGGATGGGGGTGCTGAATGCGAGGGTCACGATAAAGGACGGCCGCTATTTCGGGAGGTTCGATAACACCTTTGACAGGATTCTCCTCGATGCGCCATGCTCAAGCGTCGGAATGGTGAGGAAGAGCTTCAGGTTCCTGAGGGAGTGGCAGCTTAAAACAGCTCTGAGATACTCAAACATCCAGAAAAGACTTATTCTTGCCGCCTACAGGGCGTTAAAACCCGGCGGTGTTTTGGTTTATTCGACATGCACGATTGACCCGATTGAAAATGAGGAGGTGGTGGATTACCTCCTGAAGAAAACGGATGCGGAGATTGAGAGGATTCAGCTTCCCCTAAAATCAAGCGAGCCGGTTCTTGAGTTTGAGGGGAGGAAATACTCGGAGGAGGTGAGCAAATGCCTCAGGCTGCACCCGCAGGACAACGACAGCGAGGCCTTCTTCGTGGCGAAGATAGTGAAGCCGTGA
- a CDS encoding archease has protein sequence MRNWEHYEHTADVGIRGYGDTLRGAFEAVALALFDVMVNVRKVKSRECREVEVEGEDLMALLYSFLEELLVLHDMEGLVFGDVRVQMQENENGYWLKAKVCGEPLDYERHEPKEEVKAITYHEMRIEKLPDGRWMAQLVPDI, from the coding sequence ATGCGGAATTGGGAACACTACGAGCACACCGCTGATGTTGGTATCAGGGGGTACGGTGATACCCTGAGGGGGGCCTTTGAGGCCGTTGCGCTGGCGCTCTTTGACGTGATGGTCAACGTAAGGAAGGTGAAGAGCAGAGAATGCCGAGAGGTTGAAGTTGAGGGCGAGGACCTGATGGCGCTCCTCTACAGCTTCCTTGAGGAGCTTCTCGTGCTCCACGACATGGAGGGGCTGGTCTTTGGGGATGTTAGAGTTCAGATGCAGGAGAACGAAAACGGCTATTGGCTTAAGGCAAAGGTGTGTGGTGAACCCCTCGACTACGAAAGGCACGAGCCAAAGGAAGAGGTGAAGGCGATAACCTACCACGAAATGAGGATTGAGAAATTGCCAGATGGCAGGTGGATGGCGCAGCTTGTTCCGGACATATGA